One Sporichthya brevicatena DNA window includes the following coding sequences:
- a CDS encoding heavy metal translocating P-type ATPase, which translates to MSTAKQSTSPPASAEGQVELAIGGMTCASCAARIEKKLNKLEGVTATVNYATEKAKVSWTGEIAPEDLVAVVEKAGYTAKLPEPPAAEGGEVVLEPDADVELRSRRQRLLVSTALTIPVVAMAMIPALQFTNWQWLSLTLAAPVVVWGAWPFHKAAWTNLRHGTSTMDTLISMGTLAAFAWSIYALFWGTAGEPGMKHGFEFTVERTDGSGNIYFEAAAGVTTFILAGRYFEARAKRQAGAALRALLELGAKEVSLLRDGREQRIPIGQLVVGDEFVVRPGEKIATDGVVTEGSSAVDASMLTGESVPVEVGPGDVVVGATVNAGGRLVVRATRIGADTQLAQMARMVEDAQNGKAEAQRLADRISGIFVPVVIALAVATFGFWLGTGDGVSPAFTAAVAVLIIACPCALGLATPTALMVGTGRGAQLGILIKGPEVLENTRRVDTVVLDKTGTVTTGRMSLLDVVVATGESRAQVLAFAGALEQASEHPIAQAIAAGALAEVGDLPSVQQFTNVEGLGVQGMVDGHSVVVGRPRLLADWAQHLTPELERARAAAQESGRTVVAVGWDGAPRGLLVVADAVKETSAEAVTQLRELGLTPVLLTGDNAVVARSVAAQVGIDEVIAEVLPAEKVDVVRRLQSEGRTVAMVGDGVNDAPALAQADLGLAMGTGTDVAIEAGDLTLVRGDLRAAADAIRLSRRTLATIKGNLFWAFAYNVAALPLAASGLLNPMIAGAAMALSSVFVVSNSLRLRRFRPLNAS; encoded by the coding sequence ATGAGCACCGCGAAGCAGAGCACGAGCCCCCCGGCGTCCGCCGAGGGCCAGGTCGAGCTGGCGATCGGCGGCATGACCTGCGCGTCGTGCGCCGCGCGCATCGAGAAGAAGCTGAACAAGCTCGAGGGCGTCACCGCGACGGTCAACTACGCCACCGAGAAGGCCAAGGTCAGCTGGACCGGCGAGATCGCGCCCGAGGACCTGGTGGCCGTCGTCGAGAAGGCCGGCTACACCGCGAAGCTGCCGGAGCCGCCGGCGGCCGAGGGCGGCGAGGTCGTCCTTGAGCCCGACGCCGACGTGGAGCTCCGCAGCCGCCGGCAGCGCCTGCTGGTCTCGACCGCGCTGACGATCCCCGTCGTCGCGATGGCGATGATCCCGGCGCTGCAGTTCACGAACTGGCAGTGGCTGTCGCTGACGTTGGCCGCGCCCGTGGTGGTGTGGGGCGCGTGGCCGTTCCACAAGGCCGCGTGGACGAACCTGCGCCACGGCACGTCGACGATGGACACCCTGATCTCGATGGGCACACTCGCCGCGTTCGCGTGGTCGATCTACGCCCTGTTCTGGGGGACCGCCGGCGAGCCCGGCATGAAGCACGGCTTCGAGTTCACCGTCGAGCGCACCGACGGCTCCGGGAACATCTACTTCGAGGCCGCGGCCGGCGTCACGACGTTCATCCTGGCCGGGCGGTACTTCGAGGCCCGCGCGAAGCGGCAGGCGGGAGCGGCGCTGCGCGCCCTGCTCGAGCTCGGCGCGAAGGAGGTCTCGCTGCTGCGCGACGGCCGCGAGCAGCGGATCCCGATCGGGCAACTGGTCGTCGGTGACGAGTTCGTCGTCCGCCCCGGCGAGAAGATCGCGACCGACGGCGTCGTGACAGAGGGTTCCTCGGCCGTGGACGCCTCCATGCTGACGGGCGAGTCCGTGCCCGTGGAGGTCGGACCGGGCGACGTCGTCGTCGGCGCGACCGTCAACGCGGGCGGCCGGCTCGTGGTTCGTGCGACGCGGATCGGCGCGGACACCCAGCTCGCGCAGATGGCGCGCATGGTCGAGGACGCGCAGAACGGCAAGGCCGAGGCCCAGCGCCTCGCCGACCGGATCTCGGGCATCTTCGTCCCGGTCGTGATCGCTCTCGCCGTCGCGACCTTCGGCTTCTGGCTCGGGACGGGTGACGGGGTGTCACCCGCGTTCACCGCCGCCGTCGCAGTGCTGATCATCGCCTGCCCGTGCGCCCTCGGGCTCGCGACGCCGACCGCGCTGATGGTCGGCACCGGCCGCGGGGCCCAGCTCGGCATCCTCATCAAGGGGCCCGAGGTCCTGGAGAACACACGCCGCGTCGACACCGTCGTCCTCGACAAGACCGGCACCGTGACCACGGGACGGATGAGCCTGCTCGACGTCGTCGTCGCGACGGGGGAGAGCCGCGCGCAGGTGCTCGCGTTCGCGGGCGCGCTGGAGCAGGCCTCCGAGCACCCGATCGCGCAGGCGATCGCGGCCGGCGCGCTCGCCGAGGTCGGCGACCTGCCCTCGGTGCAGCAGTTCACCAACGTCGAGGGCCTCGGCGTGCAGGGCATGGTCGACGGGCACTCCGTCGTCGTCGGTCGGCCGCGCCTGCTCGCCGACTGGGCGCAGCACCTGACCCCGGAGCTGGAGCGCGCCCGCGCCGCCGCGCAGGAGAGCGGCCGCACCGTCGTCGCCGTCGGTTGGGACGGCGCCCCGCGCGGACTGCTCGTCGTCGCCGACGCGGTCAAGGAGACCTCCGCCGAGGCCGTCACCCAGCTCCGCGAACTCGGCCTGACCCCGGTGCTCCTGACCGGTGACAACGCCGTCGTCGCCCGCTCCGTCGCGGCGCAGGTCGGGATCGACGAGGTCATCGCCGAGGTCCTTCCCGCGGAGAAGGTCGACGTCGTCCGCCGGCTCCAGAGCGAGGGCCGCACGGTCGCGATGGTCGGCGACGGCGTCAACGACGCCCCCGCCCTCGCCCAGGCCGACCTCGGCCTCGCGATGGGCACCGGCACCGACGTCGCGATCGAGGCCGGGGACCTGACCCTGGTCCGGGGCGACCTCCGCGCCGCCGCCGACGCGATCCGCCTCTCCCGCCGCACCCTCGCGACGATCAAGGGGAACCTGTTCTGGGCCTTCGCCTACAACGTCGCCGCCCTCCCCCTCGCCGCCTCCGGGCTGCTGAACCCGATGATCGCCGGCGCCGCCATGGCCCTGTCCTCGGTCTTCGTGGTCTCCAACAGCCTCCGGCTCCGCCGCTTCCGCCCCCTCAACGCCTCCTGA
- a CDS encoding universal stress protein, translated as MADQQRYITVGVDGSEGGRRALSWAIRHAVAVGADVQVVTAWSWDGMAFAAGNTGGPHEARAYAEKIQRTDIDKVLSEIDGPVPVITTRVVEGHPTAVLVAASKGSELLVLGSNGRGFLASTLFGSVSESVVRRGSTPVLVVPALARVAVAA; from the coding sequence ATGGCTGACCAGCAGCGTTACATCACCGTCGGAGTCGATGGTTCGGAAGGGGGCCGTCGGGCCCTGTCCTGGGCGATCCGGCACGCGGTCGCCGTCGGCGCGGACGTTCAGGTCGTCACCGCCTGGTCGTGGGACGGGATGGCCTTCGCCGCCGGCAACACCGGTGGCCCGCACGAGGCGCGCGCCTACGCCGAGAAGATCCAGCGCACCGACATCGACAAGGTGCTCAGCGAGATCGACGGCCCGGTGCCGGTGATCACGACGCGGGTCGTGGAGGGACACCCGACGGCGGTGCTCGTCGCGGCCTCGAAGGGCTCGGAGCTGCTCGTGCTCGGCAGCAACGGCCGCGGCTTCCTCGCCTCCACGCTGTTCGGCTCGGTGAGCGAGTCCGTCGTCCGCCGGGGCAGCACCCCCGTCCTCGTGGTGCCCGCGCTGGCGCGCGTGGCTGTTGCCGCCTGA
- a CDS encoding nitroreductase family deazaflavin-dependent oxidoreductase, which produces MRPPPRLPDVLRPLVRETVNRHQLRTAGRPGARAALIRHRGRRSGRTYETPVTPTLTDDGFLIALPFGDRADWVRNVLAAGEATLVREGVEHAVRDPEVVPMADVADCFDPGDQRAHRRFGVTLALRLRTR; this is translated from the coding sequence GTGCGTCCGCCGCCCCGTCTGCCCGACGTCCTGCGCCCGCTGGTGCGGGAGACGGTCAACCGCCACCAGCTCCGGACGGCCGGCCGCCCCGGCGCCCGGGCGGCGCTGATCCGGCACCGCGGCCGCCGGTCCGGCCGGACCTACGAGACCCCCGTGACCCCGACCCTCACCGACGACGGCTTCCTCATCGCCCTCCCCTTCGGCGACCGCGCGGACTGGGTCCGCAACGTCCTCGCCGCCGGCGAGGCGACGCTGGTCCGCGAGGGCGTCGAGCACGCGGTCCGGGACCCGGAGGTGGTCCCGATGGCGGACGTCGCGGACTGCTTCGACCCCGGCGACCAGCGCGCCCACCGCCGCTTCGGCGTCACCCTCGCCCTCCGCCTGCGGACCCGTTGA
- a CDS encoding GNAT family N-acetyltransferase, with protein MGEHTLTLGPPDPVDALAADGSYVRIRPAGPGDTDALVELHDQASARSRYLRFFTNDANAGRRFVTHLMAPPAAGEQPPVVLLAERSGAVVAMGAYLPSSAVEAEVAFLVADSCHGLGLGTLLLEQLAAVARERGIRRFRAEVLLENRAMVGVLVDSGFAERSEPDGPTTSILLDTALDDRALRRILDRERMAENRSLDRLLAPRSVAVVGAGRLEGPGHRVVRNLLAAGFTGSVHPVNPTARAVRGVPAVAKIGDISPPVDLAVIAVPAPAVLDVVAECGQAGVAAVLVISAGFAEAGPEGRQAEAELLSVVRRYGMRLVGPNCLGVVNTGPDVRLNASFGLEMPPPGGLCLASQSGAVGIAVLDAASRNGLGVAEFVSLGNKADVSGNDLLLEWWRDPRADVIGLYLESFGNPRRFARIARLVASDKPVLVVKGGRSSRGSRAGASHTAAAATPDRVLDALCASAGVVRLDSLPELLDVARLLAGRPLPQGSRLAVLGNAGGGGVLAADVASAAGLEVPPLTAPTIEALRALGPVDTDGNPLDLGATASAAALAEALRIVAGSGEVDLVVAVVASTGDNDAPGALDAIARAAAECPEVPVTVVALGAVTGPQRIETDGVRIPIFEFPETAVRALGHVARYAAWRRRPQGEVPQLAGVDLAAARTLLDEFLGANNQGGWLPPVEAATFLRAIGIDVAPGVVVTDPDAAEAAATQLEYPVVLKSAVPDLVHKTDRGAVRTDLRAPWEVRAAYAAVVRAAEDPRVLVQPLVTGTELLIGLARDPDFGPVVAAGSGGVLTDLVGDRVYRGLPLTDVDATEMIAGPRIARLLAGYRGAPPVAIPAVTDVLHRVAVLAERFPEIAELDLNPVMTGPDGATVVDARIRVIPAGPEPDPYRRRLSPAR; from the coding sequence GTGGGCGAGCACACGTTGACTCTTGGACCACCGGACCCGGTGGACGCGCTGGCGGCTGACGGCTCCTACGTCCGGATCCGGCCGGCCGGGCCGGGGGACACCGACGCGCTCGTCGAGCTGCACGACCAGGCCTCGGCCCGGTCGCGCTACCTGCGGTTCTTCACCAACGACGCGAACGCCGGTCGCCGCTTCGTCACGCACCTGATGGCACCGCCGGCCGCGGGGGAGCAGCCGCCGGTCGTCCTGCTCGCCGAGCGCAGCGGGGCCGTGGTCGCGATGGGCGCTTACCTGCCCTCGTCGGCGGTCGAGGCCGAGGTCGCGTTCCTGGTCGCGGACTCCTGCCACGGCCTCGGCCTCGGGACGCTGCTGTTGGAGCAGCTCGCCGCCGTCGCCCGCGAGCGCGGCATCCGGCGGTTCCGGGCCGAGGTGCTGCTGGAGAACCGGGCGATGGTCGGGGTGCTGGTCGACTCCGGGTTCGCCGAGCGCAGCGAGCCCGACGGGCCGACGACGTCGATTCTCCTCGACACCGCCCTCGACGACCGGGCGCTGCGCCGCATCCTCGACCGCGAGCGCATGGCCGAGAACCGGTCGCTGGACCGTCTGCTCGCCCCGCGCAGCGTCGCGGTCGTGGGGGCCGGGCGGCTCGAAGGTCCGGGTCACCGCGTCGTCCGCAACCTGCTCGCCGCCGGCTTCACCGGCTCCGTGCACCCGGTGAACCCGACGGCCCGCGCGGTGCGCGGCGTGCCCGCGGTCGCGAAGATCGGGGACATCTCGCCGCCGGTGGACCTTGCCGTGATCGCGGTCCCCGCGCCCGCGGTGCTCGACGTCGTCGCCGAGTGCGGCCAGGCCGGGGTCGCCGCGGTGCTCGTGATCTCCGCCGGGTTCGCCGAGGCCGGGCCCGAGGGCCGGCAGGCCGAGGCCGAGCTGCTCTCGGTCGTCCGCCGCTACGGGATGCGCCTGGTCGGGCCGAACTGCCTCGGCGTCGTGAACACCGGCCCTGACGTGCGGCTCAACGCGTCGTTCGGACTCGAGATGCCGCCGCCCGGGGGGCTGTGTCTGGCCTCGCAGTCCGGGGCCGTCGGGATCGCCGTGCTCGACGCGGCGAGCCGCAACGGGCTCGGCGTCGCGGAGTTCGTCTCGCTCGGCAACAAGGCCGACGTCTCCGGCAACGACCTGCTGCTGGAGTGGTGGCGCGACCCGCGGGCCGACGTCATCGGTCTGTACCTGGAGTCCTTCGGCAACCCGCGTCGCTTCGCCCGTATCGCGCGGCTGGTCGCATCGGACAAGCCCGTGCTCGTCGTCAAGGGCGGCCGGTCGAGCCGGGGCAGTCGGGCCGGGGCATCCCACACCGCGGCCGCGGCGACGCCGGACCGCGTGCTCGACGCCCTCTGTGCCTCGGCCGGCGTCGTGCGGTTGGACTCGCTGCCCGAACTGCTCGACGTCGCGCGCCTGCTCGCCGGGCGCCCGCTGCCGCAGGGGTCGCGGCTCGCCGTCCTCGGGAACGCCGGTGGCGGCGGGGTGCTTGCGGCCGACGTGGCGTCCGCGGCCGGCCTCGAGGTGCCCCCGCTGACGGCGCCGACGATCGAGGCGTTGCGGGCCCTCGGCCCGGTCGACACCGACGGCAACCCGCTCGATCTCGGCGCGACGGCGTCCGCGGCGGCGCTCGCCGAGGCCCTGCGCATCGTCGCCGGGTCCGGGGAGGTCGATCTGGTGGTCGCGGTCGTGGCCTCCACCGGCGACAACGACGCCCCGGGCGCCCTCGACGCCATCGCCCGCGCGGCCGCGGAATGCCCCGAGGTGCCGGTGACCGTCGTCGCGCTCGGCGCGGTGACCGGCCCGCAGCGCATCGAGACCGATGGCGTCCGCATCCCGATCTTCGAGTTCCCCGAGACGGCTGTGCGCGCGCTCGGGCACGTCGCCCGGTACGCGGCCTGGCGCCGGCGGCCACAGGGTGAGGTGCCCCAGTTGGCCGGCGTCGACCTCGCCGCCGCCCGCACGCTGCTCGACGAGTTCCTGGGCGCGAACAACCAGGGCGGGTGGCTCCCGCCGGTCGAGGCCGCGACGTTCCTGCGCGCGATCGGCATCGACGTCGCGCCCGGCGTCGTCGTCACCGACCCCGACGCGGCCGAGGCGGCGGCGACGCAGCTCGAGTACCCCGTCGTCCTGAAGAGTGCGGTCCCCGACCTCGTGCACAAGACCGACCGGGGCGCGGTGCGCACCGACCTGCGCGCCCCGTGGGAGGTCCGCGCCGCCTACGCGGCGGTCGTGCGCGCGGCGGAGGATCCGCGCGTCCTCGTGCAGCCGCTCGTGACGGGTACGGAACTGCTGATCGGCCTCGCCCGCGACCCGGACTTCGGCCCGGTCGTCGCCGCCGGCAGCGGTGGCGTCCTCACCGACCTCGTCGGCGACCGGGTGTACCGGGGCCTGCCGCTCACCGACGTCGACGCGACGGAGATGATCGCCGGGCCGCGGATCGCCCGGCTGCTCGCCGGGTACCGTGGCGCGCCGCCCGTCGCCATCCCCGCGGTGACCGACGTGCTGCACCGGGTCGCGGTGCTGGCCGAACGCTTCCCGGAGATCGCCGAGCTCGACCTCAACCCGGTCATGACCGGACCCGACGGCGCGACCGTGGTCGACGCGCGGATCCGCGTCATCCCCGCCGGCCCCGAGCCCGACCCCTACCGCCGGCGCCTCTCGCCCGCCCGCTGA
- a CDS encoding heavy-metal-associated domain-containing protein → MSTSEYTVKGMTCGHCVSAVTEELTKLPGVSDVQVDLASGRVTVQSEAPLAEQDVVAAVDEAGYEVVTA, encoded by the coding sequence GTGAGCACCAGCGAGTACACCGTCAAGGGCATGACCTGTGGCCACTGCGTCAGCGCGGTGACCGAGGAACTCACCAAGCTCCCCGGCGTCTCCGACGTGCAGGTCGACCTCGCGTCGGGTCGCGTGACGGTCCAGTCCGAGGCTCCGCTCGCCGAGCAGGACGTCGTGGCCGCGGTCGACGAGGCCGGCTATGAGGTCGTGACGGCGTGA
- a CDS encoding cobalamin-binding protein has protein sequence MPRIASLLPAATEIVRALGLADDLVAVTFECSLRDRVPVVVDTAIPDGLSPAEIDAWVRDRTAAGLPMYELDRVALAALKPDLILTQDLCRVCALPAGTVEDACRAIGTDAAVVSLDPRYLSDVFFDVETVAAAAGVPQVGRELAWSLRRRVDVVSHGVGDRPRPRVLVLEWTDPPFLPGHWVPEFVRHAGGIPVGSIDGGRSVSIPWEDLPAADVVVVAPCGFGLDAAVEQSAAVAERLPGLPIVAIDSANYVVQAGPGLVDGIEALAWALHPDAFPAPPPGRIARPFVDKG, from the coding sequence ATGCCCCGGATCGCGTCGTTGCTGCCCGCGGCGACCGAGATCGTCCGGGCGCTGGGCCTTGCGGACGACCTGGTCGCAGTGACGTTCGAGTGCTCGCTGCGCGACCGGGTGCCGGTCGTGGTCGACACCGCGATCCCGGACGGGCTCAGTCCCGCCGAGATCGACGCGTGGGTCCGCGACCGAACGGCGGCCGGGCTGCCGATGTACGAACTGGACCGGGTCGCGCTCGCCGCGCTGAAACCGGATCTGATCCTCACTCAGGACCTGTGCCGGGTGTGCGCGCTCCCGGCCGGGACCGTCGAGGACGCGTGCCGCGCGATCGGCACCGACGCCGCGGTCGTCTCCCTCGACCCGCGCTACCTCTCCGACGTCTTCTTCGACGTCGAGACCGTCGCCGCCGCGGCGGGGGTCCCGCAGGTCGGCCGCGAACTCGCGTGGTCCCTGCGGCGCCGCGTCGACGTCGTCTCCCACGGCGTCGGCGACCGGCCGCGGCCGCGGGTCCTCGTTTTGGAGTGGACCGACCCGCCGTTCCTGCCCGGGCACTGGGTTCCCGAGTTCGTCCGGCACGCCGGGGGGATTCCGGTCGGCTCGATCGACGGCGGCCGCAGCGTCAGCATCCCGTGGGAGGACCTGCCCGCGGCCGACGTCGTCGTGGTCGCGCCGTGCGGCTTCGGCCTCGACGCCGCGGTCGAGCAGAGCGCCGCGGTCGCCGAGCGACTCCCCGGCCTCCCGATCGTCGCGATCGACTCCGCGAACTACGTCGTCCAGGCCGGCCCCGGCCTCGTCGACGGCATCGAGGCCCTCGCCTGGGCGCTGCACCCCGACGCCTTCCCCGCTCCCCCGCCCGGCCGCATCGCCCGCCCGTTCGTTGATAAGGGGTGA
- a CDS encoding acetoin utilization protein AcuC: MPDERSCPTLLVAGDGAAAYDLGDGHPMRAVRAALAVELARALGVAERAGWTEVVAPPAADEQLRLVHTETYVALVRQAERLPEAILAGFGLGTEDTPVIPGLHQAAAAVAGATIAACEAVWSGKTRHAVNLAGGLHHAMPGHASGFCVYNDAAIGIATLLAAGARRVAYVDLDAHHGDGVERCFVDDPRVLTISLHQDGRTLFPGTGAAHDTGGDTAPGSAVNVALPPGTDDAGWLRAFHAVVPERIRAFGPDVIVTQCGCDAHRNDPLSDLQISVEGFTVAYEAMHELAHETSAGRWVVLGGGGYDLGDAVPRSWAQLLAVVSGSSVAPDTELPADWRAHSETLVGRAAPTVLGDGAETTWRDWESGADPEHALDAAILQTKAAHRNAGIVPMVGELF; this comes from the coding sequence ATGCCCGACGAGCGTTCCTGCCCCACCCTGCTCGTCGCCGGCGACGGCGCCGCGGCCTACGACCTCGGCGACGGGCATCCGATGCGCGCGGTGCGGGCGGCGCTCGCGGTCGAGCTCGCGCGGGCGCTCGGGGTCGCGGAACGCGCCGGCTGGACCGAGGTCGTCGCCCCGCCCGCCGCCGACGAGCAGCTGCGGCTCGTGCACACCGAGACCTACGTCGCGCTCGTGCGGCAGGCCGAGCGGTTGCCGGAGGCGATCCTCGCCGGGTTCGGGCTCGGCACCGAGGACACCCCGGTGATCCCGGGTCTGCACCAGGCCGCGGCTGCGGTGGCCGGCGCGACGATCGCGGCCTGCGAGGCCGTGTGGTCCGGAAAGACGCGGCACGCGGTCAACCTCGCGGGCGGCCTCCACCACGCGATGCCCGGCCACGCCAGCGGCTTCTGCGTCTACAACGACGCGGCCATCGGCATCGCGACGCTGCTCGCCGCCGGTGCGCGCCGCGTCGCGTACGTCGACCTCGACGCGCATCACGGCGACGGCGTCGAGAGGTGCTTCGTCGACGACCCCCGCGTGCTCACGATCTCACTGCACCAGGACGGGCGGACGCTGTTCCCCGGCACCGGGGCGGCCCACGACACCGGCGGCGACACGGCGCCCGGCAGTGCGGTGAACGTCGCGCTCCCGCCCGGGACCGACGACGCCGGCTGGCTGCGCGCCTTCCACGCCGTGGTGCCCGAGCGGATCCGCGCGTTCGGCCCCGACGTGATCGTCACCCAGTGCGGGTGCGACGCCCACCGCAACGACCCGCTCTCGGACCTGCAGATCTCGGTCGAGGGCTTCACGGTCGCGTACGAGGCGATGCACGAGCTCGCCCACGAGACGAGCGCCGGCCGTTGGGTCGTCCTCGGCGGCGGGGGGTACGACCTCGGCGACGCGGTCCCGCGGTCGTGGGCCCAGCTGCTCGCGGTCGTCAGCGGTTCGTCGGTGGCCCCGGACACGGAGCTTCCCGCGGACTGGCGCGCGCACTCGGAGACCCTCGTCGGCCGCGCGGCCCCGACCGTCCTCGGCGACGGCGCGGAGACAACCTGGCGGGACTGGGAGTCCGGCGCCGACCCCGAGCACGCCCTCGACGCCGCGATCCTGCAGACCAAGGCCGCCCACCGCAACGCGGGGATCGTGCCGATGGTCGGCGAGTTGTTCTGA
- a CDS encoding metal-sensitive transcriptional regulator, which produces MTHGYAHAKDEHLRRLRRIEGQVRGLQRMVEEDKYCIDILTQVSAATRALQSFSLALLEEHLAGCVVDAAQRGGPDADAKVREASEAIARLVRS; this is translated from the coding sequence GTGACGCACGGCTACGCCCACGCCAAGGACGAGCACCTCCGCCGACTGCGGCGCATCGAGGGCCAGGTCCGGGGCCTGCAGCGCATGGTGGAGGAGGACAAGTACTGCATCGACATCCTCACCCAGGTGTCGGCCGCGACCCGCGCACTGCAGTCGTTCTCCCTGGCTCTGCTGGAGGAGCACCTCGCCGGGTGCGTCGTCGACGCCGCCCAGCGCGGTGGCCCCGACGCCGACGCGAAGGTGCGCGAGGCGTCCGAGGCGATCGCCCGCCTCGTTCGGTCCTAG
- the glgX gene encoding glycogen debranching protein GlgX, with translation METTAGLPFPLGATPGPGGTNFAVASEVADSVEICLFDEGGGETRVELPERTAHVFHGFLPGVGPGQRYGLRVHGPWDPANGLRCNPHKLLLDPHATAVDGDVVWGEAVFGHTFDDPGRRNDEDSAASMPKCVVTDRAFDWGDDAPPRIPLAESVIYETHVKGISARHPDVPKEIAGTYAGLAHPAIVDYLTDLGVTAVEVLPVHQFVQDSHLLEKGLRNYWGYNSIGFLAPHGEYSSAGTAGGQVNEFKEMVKALHAAGLEVILDVVYNHTAEGNHLGPTLSLKGIDNPSYYRLVEGDAAHYFDTTGTGNSVNVGHPIPLRLILDSLRYWVTEMHVDGFRFDLATTLTRQDGREDIHSAFLNLVHQDPVLAPVKLIAEPWDIAGYQVGGFPARWAEWNGKYRDSVRDFWRGADGELGEFGLRLTGSGDIYSSDLRTPTASVNFVTAHDGFTLADLTAYNDKHNEANGEDNNDGESHNRSWNCGAEGDTDDADILELRERMRRNLLGTLLLSAGVPMILGGDEMGRTQGGNNNAYCQDNEISWYDWDNVDEHLLAFTKTAIALRRDHPALRPREYLRTPEGGVAQMVLYRPDGKQMQAEDWQNPIAKTLAVALDGRLIEDADGETTRDRLLLLINAHFEPVEFTIPTGRGSWRVVLTTDDPDPIDPLSAGDVIAVRDRSLLLLHSD, from the coding sequence ATGGAAACCACTGCCGGTCTGCCGTTCCCGCTCGGTGCCACGCCGGGGCCCGGGGGGACGAACTTCGCCGTTGCCTCGGAGGTGGCGGACTCGGTCGAGATCTGCCTGTTCGACGAGGGCGGGGGTGAGACCCGGGTCGAGCTGCCGGAGCGGACGGCCCACGTCTTCCACGGCTTCCTCCCCGGCGTCGGACCCGGGCAGCGGTACGGGCTCCGGGTGCATGGGCCGTGGGACCCGGCGAACGGGCTCCGGTGCAACCCCCACAAGCTGCTGCTCGACCCCCACGCCACCGCCGTGGACGGGGACGTCGTCTGGGGCGAGGCGGTCTTCGGCCACACCTTCGACGACCCGGGCCGCCGGAACGACGAGGACTCCGCGGCCTCGATGCCCAAGTGCGTCGTCACCGACCGGGCCTTCGACTGGGGCGACGACGCCCCGCCGCGGATCCCGCTGGCGGAGTCGGTGATCTACGAGACCCACGTCAAGGGCATCTCGGCGCGGCACCCGGACGTGCCGAAGGAGATCGCCGGCACCTACGCCGGGCTCGCGCACCCGGCGATCGTCGACTACCTCACCGACCTCGGTGTGACGGCAGTCGAGGTGCTGCCGGTGCACCAGTTCGTCCAGGACAGCCACCTGCTGGAGAAGGGGCTCCGGAACTACTGGGGCTACAACAGCATCGGCTTCCTCGCCCCGCACGGGGAGTACAGCTCGGCGGGCACGGCCGGCGGGCAGGTGAACGAGTTCAAGGAGATGGTGAAGGCCCTGCACGCCGCGGGCCTCGAGGTGATCCTCGACGTCGTCTACAACCACACCGCCGAGGGCAACCACCTCGGCCCGACGCTCTCGCTCAAGGGCATCGACAACCCGTCGTACTACCGCCTCGTCGAGGGCGATGCCGCACACTACTTCGACACCACCGGCACGGGGAACAGCGTCAACGTCGGGCACCCGATCCCGCTCCGGCTGATCCTGGACTCCCTGCGCTACTGGGTCACCGAGATGCACGTCGACGGGTTCCGCTTCGACCTCGCGACGACCCTGACCCGCCAGGACGGCCGCGAGGACATCCACTCCGCGTTCCTCAACCTCGTCCACCAGGACCCGGTCCTCGCGCCGGTGAAGCTCATCGCCGAACCGTGGGACATCGCGGGTTACCAGGTCGGCGGGTTCCCCGCCCGATGGGCCGAGTGGAACGGCAAGTACCGCGACTCGGTCCGCGACTTCTGGCGGGGCGCCGACGGCGAGCTCGGCGAGTTCGGCCTGCGCCTGACCGGCAGCGGCGACATCTACTCCAGCGACCTGCGGACGCCCACCGCGAGCGTCAACTTCGTCACCGCGCACGACGGGTTCACCCTCGCCGACCTCACGGCCTACAACGACAAGCACAACGAGGCCAACGGCGAGGACAACAACGACGGCGAGTCCCACAACCGCTCGTGGAACTGCGGCGCTGAGGGCGACACCGACGACGCCGACATCCTCGAGCTGCGTGAGCGCATGCGCCGCAATTTGCTCGGAACACTGCTGCTCTCCGCCGGGGTGCCGATGATCCTCGGCGGCGACGAGATGGGCCGCACCCAGGGCGGGAACAACAACGCCTACTGCCAGGACAACGAGATCTCCTGGTACGACTGGGACAACGTCGACGAGCACCTGCTCGCGTTCACCAAGACCGCGATCGCGCTGCGCCGCGACCACCCGGCCCTGCGTCCCCGCGAGTACCTGCGCACCCCGGAGGGCGGGGTCGCGCAGATGGTCCTCTACCGGCCCGACGGCAAACAGATGCAGGCCGAGGACTGGCAGAACCCGATCGCAAAGACCCTCGCGGTCGCGCTCGACGGCCGCCTCATCGAGGACGCCGACGGCGAGACCACCCGCGACCGCCTGCTGCTCCTCATCAACGCCCACTTCGAACCGGTGGAGTTCACGATCCCCACCGGCCGCGGCTCCTGGCGGGTCGTGCTCACCACGGACGACCCCGACCCGATCGATCCCCTCAGCGCGGGCGACGTCATCGCCGTCCGGGACCGCTCACTGCTCCTGCTGCACAGCGACTGA